In Crinalium epipsammum PCC 9333, the genomic window ATTGCGTAATTTAGGATAATCTGCAATGGAACTAACTGGCAAATTTAGATCCCCCTAAATCCCCCTTAAAAAGGGGGACTTTGATGGGCTTCTCCCCCCCATAAATTAGGGGGTTAGGGGGGATATAGATACGTAATATGATGTCTGCCAAATCCCCCCCCCCGCACTGCCCTTGCTCCCTCCCCTTTATAAGGGGAGGGTTGGGGAGGGGTGTACTCGATTAGTATGCAAAGCGATATAAATTTTATTTATTTAAAATCAAATTAACTATATTTAATTCATGTGAATTTAAAAGATAACGCTCAGTAAAGAATTTTTCTCTAATTTCTTCTAAACTGTAGCTATTAAAAACTACAAAAGGAAACTCTCCATAGCCATCCCCTATCGGTAGCATATTACCAACCGAATAAAGATGGCGAATATACATTTCTAGGATATCACGAAATTTGTTATTTGCAAGTTCTTCTTCTTGGCTTAAATATTCTTTAATCGCATCGCCATTAAGAAAAGTAAACAAAGGGAAAGCATAATATTGATCCGCACGCTGACTGAGTTGTTCTAGTTGCTGACTTCTTTCCGTTGGTTCTTTTAATTTATTCAGTAAATCAATCGCATTTTTAGTTGCATGACGTAAGTTATCATGGTAATCCTGACTATAGCCAATTACTTGTAAATCTGTTAATAAATTTGCAGTTAAATTAAGTAACTTATCTAAGTGAATTTGATAAGTTTCCTCGATTTTTTTCTCGCCTGTGGGTACAACTAACAAACTCCCACAGAGATAACCTGTCTCTAATACACCAAATTTTATTAACTTATCAAAACCTTGATTAATTAATTCCGAAAACTCACTACTTAAACGCTTTTGTAAGGCTAAATAAGATAGTTGCGGTTTTCCTTGATTATCCTCAGAAGGATAAAGTTTAAAATCAGTATTATTAAGTAATTCTCTAAATTGCTCGTAAACCCTTTTTAAGCGGATATCACTAGGTTTGCGATGATATTCTTGTTTTAATTCTCTGAGTAAATTAGCTAGTTGGAGAGAAAAACTTTCTCCTGCGGCTGAGACAGATTTACCACCGATAGGAATAATTAAACAATCCTGTCTCCCGATAGTTCCATTTCCGACAATTCTAGTTAAAATAGCAGCTTTAAGAATCAGTAATAAATTGATGATGTTGAGGCTACTTTCTTGTAGAGATATTTGAGGATCATCCTGATTATAAAAGGCGTTTTCCCCTAGATAAAAGATTAGTTGCTTTTCTAGTTGATCTAATTGTTTATTCCCCCTTCCCCTATAAATTACCTGGATAATTTCCATCAAGTTTTTCTCCACTTGAAAACGGGGTATATCTACGAGGATGCTATTTACTTTGGGGAAAGATAAACCGCGACTTCCCGAAGAAGTCATAAAGATTATTTTTACATCATTTGTACGGGTTGGAACTTGTTTTTTCTCTGTTTCTGAAAGATTGGCGTGTACTTCTAGGTAATCTTCCTGGGGTTTAAACTTCTCCCTACTTTTCCCAATTTGTTCAATTAGCTGTTGTAATCTTTGCTTATTTTGGATGTAGACTAAAATTTGCCCTTCTTGATCCCAAAGTCGGTTAATATCTTTAATTATTTCTGATTGGAGAGTTGCTATTAAATCATCCTGATTTAGTCTTAATTCCTCTTTTTTGGGGAATGGTTGAGCATTAATAACTACTTTGTAAGTAAAATTTAACTTACTTGCGGGGTAAGAGTTAGCATTAATTGCGATCGCATTTGCTCGTTTAAACTTAAATTCCTCTACAGATAAAGCAGCACCAGTCGTTTTAGCTTTCCTAAAAAATATTTTATCCGGTTCCGGTGTGGTATCATTTAAGTGTTGTTTGATCACATCCTGCTCAACAATAGAAGCATCAGCAACAATAATTTTGGGATTGAAACCATATCTCTGATCGACTAGCTCATAAGTTTTAAAAATATCGTTAATGCGACTAAGAAATTCTACCCCGCTATCATCTCCGGTAATTTCATCAATCATAATAAAGATATGTTTGATGCGCCGAGATAGTTGACGCATCTTTTCAGGATTAGGTTTACCTAGTTTCTTGTTGTAAGCACCTTTAAATATTTTATCAAAATGCTCTAAGGTATCTCCATTGATAGTTTTCTTTAGAGACTGGATAGAAACAGAAGCGACAATTTGGTTAGAGATATTTTCCTCAATTACAGCATAGATACCCTGACAAATACTAGCGAGGACAGCTTGAGTATTTAGGGATACAGTTTGAAGGTGAGTTTCACTTTGTCGCTTTACTTTAGAATTAAGTTTACTGCGACGGGTTAGATTATTTTTTGATGGAATAAAATTAACAGTTTTTTATAAAACTCGTCTTGTATTTGCAGGGAGGAATATTGAACTGTAGTTTTCCCCCCATTATCTGCAATAATATTAGAATTAGTATTGAGACAAAATAGGCGTGGATCGCAGAGTTCGTTTGTATCTGGATTAGTGAATTTTTCGATAATATCTAAGTTTACTTGCTTACGGGGACTGACGTAGAAAAACAAGAAACCTTCATCTTTATGAGCTTTGAGGAAATCTGCGATCGCAGTCGTTTTACCAATCCCAGGATTACCAGTTAAAAACACATAAAGATCATCTGATAATAAAGCTCTTTGAATTAACTCATTATGAGCGTTGCGTAAATCTAAATCAGG contains:
- a CDS encoding helicase-related protein; protein product: MRQLSRRIKHIFIMIDEITGDDSGVEFLSRINDIFKTYELVDQRYGFNPKIIVADASIVEQDVIKQHLNDTTPEPDKIFFRKAKTTGAALSVEEFKFKRANAIAINANSYPASKLNFTYKVVINAQPFPKKEELRLNQDDLIATLQSEIIKDINRLWDQEGQILVYIQNKQRLQQLIEQIGKSREKFKPQEDYLEVHANLSETEKKQVPTRTNDVKIIFMTSSGSRGLSFPKVNSILVDIPRFQVEKNLMEIIQVIYRGRGNKQLDQLEKQLIFYLGENAFYNQDDPQISLQESSLNIINLLLILKAAILTRIVGNGTIGRQDCLIIPIGGKSVSAAGESFSLQLANLLRELKQEYHRKPSDIRLKRVYEQFRELLNNTDFKLYPSEDNQGKPQLSYLALQKRLSSEFSELINQGFDKLIKFGVLETGYLCGSLLVVPTGEKKIEETYQIHLDKLLNLTANLLTDLQVIGYSQDYHDNLRHATKNAIDLLNKLKEPTERSQQLEQLSQRADQYYAFPLFTFLNGDAIKEYLSQEEELANNKFRDILEMYIRHLYSVGNMLPIGDGYGEFPFVVFNSYSLEEIREKFFTERYLLNSHELNIVNLILNK